The DNA segment CGAGCTTGTCGATGATCCTGGTCATGAGCACGAGGAAGAGGTGGAAACCCAGTTCCACGCCTGTCTACGGCTCCAGTCGATCGAGGCGTTTTGTTCCTGGTGGGAACTGACGGACGAAGACGGCGAGGTGTTGATGTCGTCATGAGAAACCGTTTCCCTGGTACCTGTTATCGCTGCGGCTTGCTGGTCCCGAAGGGCGCCGGGCATTTCGAGCGAATCGCTGGCGGCTGGCGTGTTCAGCACGCTGAATGCTGCTTGAAGGCTCGCGAGGAACGGGCAGGAAGAGAAATCCAAGGCTTCGCATAATCTATATTATGTTAAACGAATGCCGCTTCAGAAGTGTTGCACTTACGCTCCTCTATAGCTCAACGCAGTCCTATGGCTCATGACTCCAGGCTTGCCAGCGCTGGCTCTTCGTCTCTAGCATCGCCGCCCTATGGCATGCATCAAGCTTCGAAATCCTTCTACTCCAAAATCGACCAAGGGTTGGCTTCTGATTGATGATCTGAGCCTTCCCAGGTTTTGGGCGACTGGGTGGGCCGACGTCCTTAAGGCCAATATGGGGCTCACAACTCGAGGGCAGCATGGTCTGTCCCGGGCTGAGTGGACACTGACTTAAGGTGGATAATGCCCACCGCAAGGAGTGTTCATGACCCAGACCAGACGACGTTTTCCCGAATCCTTCAAACGCGAAGCGGTAGACCAGGTGCTTGCCGGCACACCGCTTCGTCATGTCGCCGAGACGCTCGGCATCGCTGAAAGCCTGCTGGGCAAATGGAAGCGCCAGTACGAACAGCAAGGTGACGATGCCTTTCCGGGCAATGGCAAGCAGCGCGGTGAGAGTGCGGAGCTGCGTCGGCTACGCCAGCAACTGGCCCAGGTCACCATGGAGCGCGATGTTTTAAAAAAGGCGCTCGCCATCTTCTCGCAGCCCACGAAGTGAAGTTCCACGCCATCGAGGCGTTGGCCGGTCGCTATCCCGTAGCGCCGATGTGCCGGCTGCTGCGGGTATCACGCAGCGGCTTCTATGCCTGGCAGCAGCGGCCACCTTCGGCGAGAGAGATGGCGAATCGGCGTCTGAGCAAGGAGATCCGCACCATCCACCATGAGGTGAATGGGATCTATGGCCATCGCCGAATCAAGGCCGAGTTGGCGGCCATGGGGCAGGCGTGTGGTCGGCACCGGGTTGCTCGACTGATGCGCGAAGCCGGCCTGCGCGTTCGCTCGCGCAAACGCTGGCGGCTGGTTTCCAGCAGTCGTCACGCTCTGCCGATTGCCCCAAATCACCTGGATCGCCAGTTCGCCTCGGATCGCGCCAATCGGCACTGGGTCTCGGACATGACCTACGTGCGGACGGCCCAAGGCTGGCTGTATCTGGCCGTCGTGCTCGA comes from the Pseudomonas sp. TCU-HL1 genome and includes:
- a CDS encoding IS3 family transposase (programmed frameshift) produces the protein MTQTRRRFPESFKREAVDQVLAGTPLRHVAETLGIAESLLGKWKRQYEQQGDDAFPGNGKQRGESAELRRLRQQLAQVTMERDVLKKARHLLAAHEVKFHAIEALAGRYPVAPMCRLLRVSRSGFYAWQQRPPSAREMANRRLSKEIRTIHHEVNGIYGHRRIKAELAAMGQACGRHRVARLMREAGLRVRSRKRWRLVSSSRHALPIAPNHLDRQFASDRANRHWVSDMTYVRTAQGWLYLAVVLDLYSRAVVGWAMHHRMQQALVHAALEMAVARRQPQAEVLLHSDRGSQYCAYDYQALLRRHRIVPSHSRPGNCWDNAAMESFFRSLKAERVYLTRYASYQEAKTDLFDYIRFYNHRRRHSTLGYLSPMEFERRNASSSS